The following are encoded together in the Streptomyces flavofungini genome:
- a CDS encoding transglycosylase domain-containing protein: MSSDEPQRQPGEGQEEPTARPSEPAARKDGPAEGPTPPKGAPGTPSVPDGGPSTQQLRPLGRPQGSAPKGAPKGSPQGAPDPSTQQLRPVPAGPQGAGQGPGKSQGQQHQGWAPREPEQGAAGAEGAAASVAAADAPGDGGTGKAAKAGKKKRPKRKGWRRLFPTWRMVLAGFIFVVLLCVGGFTAGYLLIDIPPANATATKQANVYLYADGTELARDDSRGMNRENVPLSKVPKHVQHAVLAAEDRDFYGESAVDPKAMLRAAWNTVTGKGKQSGSTITQQYVKNYYLGQEQTVTRKVKEFFISIKLDREVSKDDILQGYLNTSYFGRNAYGVQAAAQAYYGKDVEDLTVGQGAYLATLVNAPNAYDVAAHPENKANAVGRWNYVLNGMVKEGWLPSADRKKQKFPEPEQARGNQDLSGQRGYVVKAVEDYLIENKVIEEDALHRGGYRITTTLQKPRQDAFVKAVDDQVMSKLDKKARKIDRNVRVGGASVDPKTGKVVAMYGGIDYTKQFVNNATRRDYQVGSTFKPFVFTSAVQNGSTTQSGTPITPNTIYDGNNRRPVQGWDGGQYAPANEDDGQYGDITVREATDKSVNSVYAQMAVDVGSDRVKDTAVALGVPEKTPDLTASPSIALGPSTASVLDMTEAYATLANHGQHGSYTLVEKITKDGADVALPERGEKTAVSREAADTTTSILRSVVDSGTGTAALAAGRPAAGKTGTAEEDKAAWFAGYTPDLATVVAVMGQDPKTAVQTPLYGALGERRINGGGYPARIWAQFTKEALEGKPVKEFDLELEEGADVPVQPDPSEGAEEPDPDENTGGATGGEEDTGGAADGGATGGDQGGQNQGQNQGQNQGPTGGQDQGGQSQGPTGGQDQGGQSQGQDQGQTQGQTQGPTGGGADGGAADGGAAQGGQQGALGGLTQGTATGPRGRGDD; this comes from the coding sequence ATGAGCAGCGACGAGCCACAGCGGCAGCCGGGCGAGGGGCAGGAGGAGCCCACCGCCCGGCCGAGCGAACCCGCTGCCCGGAAGGACGGGCCCGCCGAGGGACCGACACCGCCGAAGGGCGCCCCTGGCACACCCAGCGTTCCCGACGGCGGCCCCTCCACGCAGCAGCTCCGCCCGCTCGGCCGTCCCCAGGGCTCCGCGCCCAAGGGCGCACCCAAGGGCTCGCCTCAGGGCGCCCCCGACCCCTCCACCCAGCAGCTGCGGCCCGTGCCCGCCGGCCCTCAGGGAGCGGGGCAGGGTCCTGGCAAGAGCCAGGGGCAGCAGCACCAGGGCTGGGCCCCGCGCGAGCCCGAGCAGGGAGCGGCCGGGGCCGAGGGCGCCGCCGCTTCCGTGGCCGCCGCCGACGCGCCCGGTGACGGCGGCACCGGCAAGGCAGCCAAGGCGGGCAAGAAGAAGCGCCCCAAGCGCAAGGGCTGGCGGCGCCTCTTCCCGACCTGGCGGATGGTGCTCGCCGGGTTCATCTTCGTGGTCCTGCTGTGCGTGGGCGGCTTCACCGCGGGCTATCTGCTGATCGACATCCCGCCCGCGAACGCCACGGCCACCAAGCAGGCCAACGTCTACCTGTACGCCGACGGCACCGAGCTGGCCCGCGACGACAGCAGGGGCATGAACCGCGAGAACGTCCCGCTGTCCAAGGTCCCCAAGCATGTGCAGCACGCCGTGCTCGCGGCGGAGGACCGGGACTTCTACGGCGAGTCCGCCGTCGACCCGAAGGCGATGCTCCGCGCCGCCTGGAACACCGTCACCGGCAAGGGCAAGCAGTCCGGCTCGACGATCACCCAGCAGTACGTGAAGAACTACTACCTGGGCCAGGAGCAGACGGTCACCCGCAAGGTGAAGGAGTTCTTCATCTCGATCAAGCTGGACCGCGAGGTGAGCAAGGACGACATCCTGCAGGGCTATCTGAACACCAGCTACTTCGGCCGCAACGCCTACGGCGTGCAGGCCGCCGCCCAGGCGTACTACGGCAAGGACGTCGAGGACCTGACCGTCGGCCAGGGCGCGTACCTCGCGACGCTCGTGAACGCCCCGAACGCCTACGACGTGGCGGCGCACCCGGAGAACAAGGCCAACGCGGTGGGCCGCTGGAACTACGTCCTGAACGGCATGGTCAAGGAGGGCTGGCTGCCCTCCGCCGACCGCAAGAAGCAGAAGTTCCCGGAGCCGGAGCAGGCCAGGGGCAACCAGGACCTGTCCGGGCAGCGCGGCTATGTGGTCAAGGCCGTCGAGGACTACCTCATCGAGAACAAGGTCATCGAGGAGGACGCCCTGCACCGGGGCGGCTACCGCATCACGACGACCCTGCAGAAGCCCCGGCAGGACGCGTTCGTGAAGGCCGTCGACGACCAGGTGATGTCGAAGCTCGACAAGAAGGCCCGCAAGATCGACCGGAACGTGCGGGTGGGCGGCGCGTCCGTGGACCCGAAGACCGGCAAGGTCGTCGCGATGTACGGCGGCATCGACTACACCAAGCAGTTCGTCAACAACGCCACCCGGCGGGACTACCAGGTCGGCTCGACCTTCAAGCCGTTCGTGTTCACCTCGGCCGTGCAGAACGGCTCGACCACGCAGTCCGGCACCCCGATCACGCCGAACACGATCTACGACGGCAACAACCGGCGTCCGGTGCAGGGCTGGGACGGCGGCCAGTACGCGCCCGCCAACGAGGACGACGGCCAGTACGGCGACATCACCGTGCGCGAGGCCACGGACAAGTCCGTGAACTCGGTGTACGCGCAGATGGCCGTCGACGTGGGCTCCGACCGGGTCAAGGACACCGCGGTCGCGCTCGGCGTGCCGGAGAAGACCCCCGACCTCACGGCGTCCCCGTCCATCGCGCTCGGCCCGTCCACGGCGTCGGTGCTCGACATGACGGAGGCGTACGCGACGCTCGCGAACCACGGCCAGCACGGCTCGTACACGCTCGTCGAGAAGATCACCAAGGACGGCGCGGACGTCGCGCTGCCGGAGCGGGGCGAGAAGACGGCGGTGAGCCGCGAGGCCGCGGACACCACCACGTCGATCCTGCGCAGCGTCGTCGACTCCGGCACGGGCACGGCGGCGCTCGCCGCGGGCCGCCCGGCGGCGGGCAAGACGGGTACGGCCGAGGAGGACAAGGCGGCCTGGTTCGCGGGCTACACGCCGGACCTGGCGACGGTCGTGGCCGTGATGGGCCAGGACCCGAAGACGGCCGTGCAGACGCCGCTGTACGGCGCGCTCGGCGAGCGGCGCATCAACGGCGGCGGCTATCCGGCGCGGATCTGGGCCCAGTTCACCAAGGAGGCCCTTGAGGGCAAGCCGGTGAAGGAGTTCGACCTGGAGCTGGAGGAGGGCGCGGACGTGCCGGTGCAGCCCGATCCGTCGGAGGGCGCCGAGGAGCCGGACCCGGACGAGAACACGGGCGGCGCCACCGGCGGCGAAGAGGACACGGGCGGCGCTGCCGACGGCGGCGCGACCGGCGGCGACCAGGGCGGCCAGAACCAGGGGCAGAACCAGGGCCAGAACCAGGGGCCCACCGGCGGTCAGGACCAGGGCGGCCAGAGCCAGGGCCCGACCGGGGGCCAGGACCAGGGCGGCCAGAGCCAGGGCCAG
- a CDS encoding ABC transporter permease, whose protein sequence is MCVRSGRFRLYAAVAAGSFRRFATYRIATMAGVFTNTVFGVILTYTYIALWDEKPGLGGYDQAQALTYVWLGQALLTTVAVMGGGFEDELMRRIRTGDIAIDLYRPADLQTWWLAGDLGRALFQLLARGVAPMLFGAVIFQLALPGDVLTWLATALAVLLGVVVSFALRFLVALSAFWLLDGTGVAQIAWLASTFFSGMLLPLNVFPGALGEVARALPWSALIQVPADVLLGERSGAELAAAYAFQAGWAAVLLAAGRLLQAVATRRVVVQGG, encoded by the coding sequence ATGTGCGTGAGATCAGGACGGTTCCGCCTGTACGCGGCCGTCGCCGCCGGCAGCTTCCGGCGATTCGCCACGTACCGGATCGCGACCATGGCCGGTGTGTTCACCAACACGGTCTTCGGAGTGATCCTGACCTACACCTATATTGCCCTGTGGGACGAGAAGCCTGGACTTGGAGGATACGACCAGGCGCAGGCTCTCACGTACGTGTGGCTCGGGCAGGCGCTCCTGACGACCGTCGCGGTGATGGGCGGCGGCTTCGAGGACGAGCTGATGCGGCGCATCCGCACGGGCGACATCGCCATCGACCTGTACCGCCCGGCCGACCTCCAGACGTGGTGGCTCGCCGGGGACCTGGGCCGGGCGCTGTTCCAGTTGCTCGCGCGCGGTGTGGCGCCGATGCTGTTCGGCGCGGTCATCTTTCAACTCGCTCTTCCGGGGGACGTGTTGACGTGGCTGGCCACGGCGCTCGCCGTGCTGCTCGGGGTGGTCGTCAGCTTCGCGCTGCGCTTCCTGGTGGCGCTCAGCGCCTTCTGGCTCCTCGACGGCACCGGAGTCGCCCAGATCGCGTGGCTCGCGAGCACCTTCTTCTCCGGGATGCTGCTGCCCCTGAACGTCTTCCCCGGCGCCCTCGGTGAGGTCGCCCGCGCGCTGCCCTGGTCGGCGCTGATCCAGGTGCCCGCCGACGTGCTGCTCGGCGAGCGCTCGGGCGCGGAGCTGGCGGCGGCGTACGCCTTCCAGGCCGGGTGGGCGGCCGTGCTGCTCGCGGCGGGGCGGCTGCTGCAGGCCGTGGCGACACGGCGGGTGGTGGTGCAGGGTGGCTGA
- a CDS encoding ABC transporter permease, with product MRAGSADGPLERARDGLRAYRMITAMWIRSTLAYRASFAMTALGNLTATALDFVAILLMFSQVDVLGGYRLPEVAFLYGAASSAFGLADLAIGSMDRLGRRVRDGTLDTLLVRPAPVLAQVAADQFALRRLGRVVQGLLILGYACAALDIAWTPLKVLLVPLMLVSGAGIFMAVFVAGAAFQFVAQDASEVQNAFTYGGNTLLQYPPSVFGKDLVRGATFLVPIAFVNWLPGLYVLGRPYPLGLPSWAAFTPPLVAAGCCALAGLAWRAGLRSYRSTGS from the coding sequence CTGCGGGCGGGCAGCGCCGACGGGCCGCTGGAGCGGGCCCGGGACGGGCTGCGCGCCTACCGGATGATCACCGCGATGTGGATCCGCTCCACCCTCGCCTACCGCGCGTCCTTCGCCATGACGGCCCTCGGCAACCTCACGGCGACCGCCCTCGACTTCGTCGCGATCCTGCTGATGTTCTCCCAGGTCGACGTGCTCGGCGGCTACCGGCTCCCCGAGGTCGCCTTCCTCTACGGCGCGGCCTCCAGCGCCTTCGGCCTCGCCGACCTCGCCATCGGCTCCATGGACCGGCTCGGCCGACGGGTGCGCGACGGCACCCTCGACACCCTCCTGGTGCGGCCCGCTCCGGTGCTCGCTCAGGTCGCGGCGGACCAGTTCGCGCTGCGCAGGCTGGGGCGGGTGGTGCAGGGGCTCTTGATCCTCGGGTACGCCTGCGCCGCCCTCGACATTGCCTGGACGCCCCTGAAGGTGCTGCTCGTCCCGCTGATGCTGGTCAGCGGCGCGGGGATCTTCATGGCCGTGTTCGTGGCGGGCGCGGCCTTCCAGTTCGTCGCGCAGGACGCCTCGGAGGTGCAGAACGCCTTCACCTACGGCGGCAACACGCTCCTGCAGTACCCGCCGTCCGTCTTCGGCAAGGACCTGGTGCGCGGCGCCACCTTCCTGGTGCCCATCGCCTTCGTGAACTGGCTGCCCGGCCTGTACGTGCTCGGCCGCCCCTATCCGCTCGGCCTGCCCTCGTGGGCCGCCTTCACGCCGCCCCTGGTGGCCGCGGGGTGCTGCGCGCTCGCGGGCCTCGCGTGGCGCGCGGGACTCCGTTCGTACCGCAGCACAGGGAGCTGA
- a CDS encoding ABC transporter ATP-binding protein translates to MDTVLDPGPDADFIALDGIEKIFDVRRRTGFLRRERHQVRAVDGITFRVPRGEMVGYIGPNGAGKSTTIKMLTGILTPSGGRLRVAGIDPARERTRLARRIGVVFGQRTTLWWDLPLIDSYRLMHRMYRIPDRRYAENLDRCVELLDLGDLLDVPVRQLSLGQRMRGDIAAALLHDPEVLYLDEPTIGLDVVSKAKVRGFLRDLNAESGTTVLLTTHDLTDIEQLCKRVMVIDHGRLMYDGPLAGLHEVGASERTLVVDLEHELPPLEVESARVVKVDGPRQWLAFPAAASAAPLVAAVAERYPLVDLSVREPDIEAVIAKMYADRGTS, encoded by the coding sequence ATGGACACGGTCCTGGACCCCGGCCCGGACGCCGACTTCATCGCGCTCGACGGGATCGAGAAGATCTTCGACGTACGCCGGAGGACCGGCTTCCTGCGCCGCGAGCGGCACCAGGTGCGGGCCGTCGACGGCATCACCTTCCGGGTGCCGCGCGGTGAGATGGTCGGCTACATCGGGCCCAACGGCGCGGGCAAGTCCACCACCATCAAGATGCTGACCGGCATCCTCACGCCCAGCGGCGGCCGGCTGCGGGTCGCGGGCATCGACCCGGCCCGTGAGCGCACCCGGCTCGCCCGCCGCATCGGGGTGGTCTTCGGCCAGCGCACCACCCTGTGGTGGGACCTGCCGCTCATCGACTCGTACCGCCTGATGCACCGCATGTACCGCATCCCCGACCGGCGCTACGCCGAGAACCTGGACCGGTGCGTGGAACTCCTCGACCTGGGCGACCTGTTGGACGTGCCGGTGCGTCAGCTCTCCCTCGGCCAGCGGATGCGCGGTGACATCGCGGCGGCGCTCCTGCACGACCCCGAGGTGCTCTACCTCGACGAGCCGACGATCGGCCTCGACGTCGTCAGCAAGGCGAAGGTCCGCGGCTTCCTGCGCGACCTGAACGCCGAGTCCGGCACGACCGTGCTCCTGACCACCCACGACCTCACCGACATCGAGCAGCTGTGCAAGCGCGTCATGGTCATCGACCACGGGCGGCTGATGTACGACGGGCCGCTGGCCGGGCTGCACGAGGTGGGCGCGAGCGAACGCACCCTCGTGGTCGACCTGGAACACGAACTTCCGCCCCTGGAGGTCGAGTCGGCCCGGGTCGTGAAGGTCGACGGGCCCCGGCAGTGGCTGGCGTTCCCGGCCGCCGCGTCCGCCGCGCCGCTGGTCGCCGCGGTCGCGGAGCGCTATCCCCTCGTCGACCTGTCCGTGCGCGAGCCCGACATCGAGGCCGTCATTGCCAAGATGTACGCGGACCGGGGGACCTCGTAG